A genomic region of Gossypium hirsutum isolate 1008001.06 chromosome D01, Gossypium_hirsutum_v2.1, whole genome shotgun sequence contains the following coding sequences:
- the LOC107921639 gene encoding uncharacterized protein yields MAQLTQLLAREVNKGKGPMTNPGEGNEDPLYPPDFTPPNVQTQAEMYTRRPSVTIRPQQLQAGVSMPMNFRGGSSSSLGDNLINPIIPNFDEAAEEGKANVELPKRWEDRCKWLEEKFKAMESAYSHHGIDAKDLSLVPDLVFMKQYNDVTDMSPDRITLQNMEKKSSESFRQYTQRWREVAIQAAATLGERDDDIFSDIIMNGEMIESAIRNGKIEAEESNKRSASKRKENEVNNVNTYNKSITVNRPRKVVASQQGSTRQESGVRKGTEKPQFTPIPMSYKELYQSLFNAHVVSPYYLTPLQPPYPKCMGVVKFDDSPSVENPLPNHTDKGLNMISENMGEGVKTDIAEVKTPLKWVWKEIARRGLVISGFEKGWKTKNYCEFHHEIGHKIQRCEEFRALVQSMMDNKEMESYKEAKEKRSICTSDSMTRTPKINHPVVIISRPKNNEARVQVTPNIIIQKPATFSYKDSKTVPWNYECNTTIPGKDTSTEPVNGKSSTVEQKEEKAVESEPLVNEPIKEEEAKKFLKFLKHSEYSVVEQLHKQLVRISVLALLLSSEVHRSTLMKVLNETYVANVISVSKLDRLVNNISVDNFIFFSDDKLLDAKGTRCQEFLLIIGLR; encoded by the exons ATGGCTCAGTTGACCCAACTACTGGCAAGAGAAGTAAATAAAGGAAAGGGCCCTATGACCAATCCTGGAGAAGGTAATGAGGATCCGTTATATCCTCCAGATTTTACTCCACCAAATGTACAAACCCAAGCTGAAATGTACACAAGGAGACCATCTGTCACAATTAGGCCTCAACAGTTACAAGCTGGTGTCTCGATGCCCATGAATTTTCGAGGTGGATCAAGTTCAAGCCTGGGAGATAACTTGATTAATCCTATTATTCCCAATTTTGATGAAGCGGCTGAAGAAGGAAAGGCAAATGTGGAATTGCCAAAACGGTGGGAGGATaggtgtaaatggttggaggaaaaattcaaagccatgGAAAGTGCTTATAGCCATCATGGAATCGACGCTAAAGATCTCagcttggttccagactta GTATTCATGAAACAGTACAACGATGTAACGGATATGTCCCCCGATagaattacgttacaaaacatggagaagaaatcgAGTGAGAGTTTTAGGCAATACACGCAAAGATGGAGGGAAGTCGCTATCCAGGCAGCCGCCACTCTTGGAGAAAGAGACGATGAT ATtttctcagatataatcatgaatggtgaaatgattgaaagtgccaTCAGAAATGGGAAAATAGAGGCGGAAGAGAGTAACAAAAGGTCAGCCTCAAAGAGAAAGGAAAACGAGGTAAACAACGTGAACACATACAACAAATCGATTACGGTGAACCGGCCAAGAAAAGTGGTTGCTAGTCAACAAGGTTCAACAAGACAAGAATCTGGTGTGAGAAAAGGTACTGAAAAGccccagttcacaccaattccaatgtcatataaggagctgtatcagagTTTATTCAATGCACACGTTGTTTCTCCTTATTACTTGACCCCTttacaacccccgtatcccaaatg catgggtgttgtcaagtttgaTGACTCACCTAGCGTAGAAAATCCACTACCCAATCATACTGATAAGGGACTGAATATGATTAGTGAAAATATGGGAGAAGGAGTCAAGAccgacattgctgaagtaaaaactccgtTGAAATGGGTCTGGAAGGAAATCGCAAGAAGAGGGTTAGTCATTTCAGGTTTCGAGAAAGGTTGGAAGACTAAaaattattgtgaattccatCATGAAATAGGACACAAAATCCAAAGATGTGAAGAATTCAGAGCTCTAGtccaaagcatgatggataacaaagagatGGAGTCCTATAAAGAAGCAAAGGAAAAAAGAAGCATATGCACGTCGGACTCAATGACGAGGAccccaaaaataaatcatcctgtggtcatcatCTCGCGCCCTAAGAATAATGAAGCTAGGGTTCAGGTGACACCAAATATCATCATTCAGAAACCTGCAACCTTCtcttacaaggatagcaagacAGTCCCATGGAACTATGAGTGCAACACAACCATCCCAGGAAAGGACACTTCAACTG AACCGGTAAATGGAAAATCTTCGACGGTAGAGCAAAAGGAAGAGAAGGCAGTTGAATCTGAGCCATTGGTTAATGAGCcgataaaagaagaggaggctaAGAAATTCTTGAAATTTCTAAAACACAGTGAGTACAGTGTTGTGGAACAACTGCATAAACAACTAGTTCGCATATCCGTGTTAGCTTTGCTCTTGAGTTCAGAGGTACATCGGAGTACGTTGATGAAGGTATTGAATGAGACATATGTAGCTAATGTCATCTCTGTTAGCAAGCTGGATCGGTTAGTGAACAATATAAGTGTCgataatttcatcttcttcaGTGATGACAAACTActcgatgcaaagggtacacgtTGCCAGGAGTTTTTATTGATAATAGGTCTGCGTTGA